In Tissierellales bacterium, the DNA window CAGATTACTACAAATCTACAAGTAGTAAATTTCTAGATTTTATATTTCAAGGTGTCGAATGGCAAAGACAAAGATTGATAGATTTATTAACTCCAAATTCTATAATACTAGAACCTGGAATTGGGCTTGGTATTGCTCTTAGTAATTTCTATGATTATCTACCTGATGATATGAGGTATATTGGAGTAGATGATCAATTTGAAAGATTACTTTTTGTAAAAACTCTATTTGATAGGGAATATAATCCTAAAAGGCTAATGTACATATGTTGCTCTTTTGATCACATTCCTTTAAAACCAGATAGTGTTGATTTTGTAATGGATTATAAAGGCAGTTTCGATTATAATTCCCAACATGATATTTGGCTTACTGAAAACCTCAAGACATTGTTAAAAGACGGTGCTCACTGGATTGGAAGTTTCTTATTTTACTCTAAACAAAGTGAACTAATGAATTATCCTGAAAGTATTAGACGAGTGCTAGACTTAAAAAACATCCAAGAAGATTTTAAAAATCATGCGATGGAAGTCGAACTTCAAAAGATTATAGGGCCTGTTGATGAATCAGGTAAAACCGAAATATTTAAAAATGGATTGTCCTTGTATCAATGGCTGATGCTAGGAAAAAATGAAAAAGCATAGGGTCTACTCTATGTTTTTTTATTTATCTAAAAAGAAACCCATTTCCTACAAGACTAATAGTGCTTTGACCACATTTTACATAATAATTACATTATATTTTTTATTTTATCTATTGATGTTGTGTGCTCTCTATGCTTTATACTAAAGACAAATAAGAAGTTAATAATTCTTAGGGTGAAATTGAAAGGAGAATTCTTATGTTTAAAAAATTTAGAAATCTATTATCGGAAGCTGAAATTGAAACTAGTCAAATTGGTCAAAATAAAGACTTTGGTCTTGAACAATATCTAAAACTTGAGTATATGCGTAGATAGTATGGCGTTTAATACTCATAAACTAATAACATTACATCTAAGAAATAAAAAAACCTGTAGCTAATTTCTTTTTTAAAGATAATTTCTACAGGTTTTTTGTTTCTATATTTTATTTCTAATTTTTGATTTCTTGAAGTAATATCTCGCAAGCTGCAATTTGTGCTTTTATCGACAAATCATAGAGTTCTCCTCTTCCTAGCAAATCATTTCCTTCATTTATATAAAGACTTTCAAGCAATGCCTCTAATTGTTCTATTCCATAATTCGGGTCTTCCGCAATTTTCTTTTTAGTAAATATATAGGTATTGTCAAATATTTTTTGGTATCTTTCATTCAATACTTCTTCCATCATAAACATCTCTTTTACCTCCCAATGTGATACATTTATACTTTAATATCTTCATAAATTATATCATCATTGTCAATACAAAACCAATACACGATAAAATGCCAAATATAATAGCCCCATGAGTTATTGCACTTCCAATTTCATTTTTTATATTTTTAAAATCAACAGATAATCCTAGACCTGTCATAGCTAGCAAAATTAAAAAATCACTAATTTTAAGTAATAAATCAACTATATTAGATGGCAAAAATCCACTTAGACCTATTGCTGTAGTTATGCAAAATCCTAGAACATATCCTGGTAATTTAGCACTTTTTTCTTTAACACCAAATATTTTTGACAATAGTAAGGAAACAGGAACTAACATCAGCACTCTAATTAATTTTATCATAGTTCCCATCTCTTTTGCTACAGCTCCTCCTGCTCCAGCAGCTGCAATTGCATGAGCTACTCCATGTAGCGTAAGCCCTGACCAGAGCCCATAATGAATCTGATTCATTGGATATAGCTTAAATATGAAAGTATATCCCATAACTCCGATAGCACCAAGTAAACTAACAACTGAAACGGCTACAGCAGTATCCTCTTTCTTAGCTTCTATGCTATCTGATAATGCTACAACTGCAGATGCTCCACAAATTGAAGATCCAAGTCCTATTAACATTGCCGTTTTCTTATTAACTTTTAATATTCTTTGAAAAATTATTGCTAAACTAGTAGCTAGAATAACATATAGTATTACAATAAATATACTTTTTATTCCCAGCGTTTTTATTCCTTCAGCACTCATTTTAAATCCAAGTAATACAATCCCAGTTTTTAGCATTTTCTTTTGACAAAATGCTATACCACAATCATATTTTTTTGAAGTTCCAACTAAATTAACCCAAGCCATACCAATTAATATACCCCAAGTAAGAGTTTCAAGCTTAAAATAATTCGAAGTAATATTTTGAATAATAAAAGCTAATGTAGCTAAAAATAGAACCAATGATAAACCTTTTAAATATTTTTTCAAATTAAAACACCTCCTAAAAACATATTATCAGGAAGCGCTTATAATTAAAAATTATATTTAATTATGTTTGTATAACTTATAGTTATGTTTCAGGAACTTTTCTGCAAACTCACATTCTTCATTTTTTCTCCAAACATAGTATAAATTTCTTTTCAAATTAAAATCTTCAATTTTTTGTTCAATAAGTTCACCATTTTCAAGCTCTTTAACTACCGCTATTCTAGACAAAAAACTAATTCCCATTCCCCGTGAAACTAAACTTTTGATAGCACTCCAATCTCCAATCTCCATAGTTGCTCTGAAATCATCTATTGAAACTCCTATGTTTTTTAATGCTCTCTCTATTATATTTCTAGTACCCGAACCTTCTTCTCTAAGTATCAGTACTTTTTGTTTCATGTCATCTATATTTATAGTTTTTCTAGCATCAGAATAACTTGTAATACAAATTAATTCATCTTCTCTTAATACCCTCCAATCATATTTATCCAAATCGATTATCCCCTCTACAAGCGCTAAATCTATATCCCCATTATCTAATTTATTCAATATATGCTTAGTATTATCAACAGTAAGCAAAAGTCTATCATTTTCAAATCGACTATAATTTTCCATCAACTCTGGGGCTAAAAATGAACCTATAGTTTTAGTTGCACCAATATATTGATTTTTAACAGGCTTAGAAAAAATCTCTAAGCTCTGCTTTATATTTTTTTCACAAACAATCAACTTTTCCACTTCATCTCTCAATAACTTTCCGGCAGCTGTAATCTCTAAATTCCTACCATTTTTCCTAAATACTTTAATTCCATAATATAGTTCTAATTGTTTTATTTGTTTTGATACTCCAGGTTGTGTCATATTAAGATATTTTGCGGTTTTTGTCATATTCTTAAATCTAGTAAGTTCATAAAATGTCTTAAGTTTTTGATTTATCATTTAATCACTACTTTCTTCTAGGTCCTGGTATAAATTTATTTGTCTTTTCAGAATACAGTCTATAGTCTTCTCTATCTTTATATTTTCTTTCAAGAAGCGGAACCCCACTGACAAATAGCAACAATAATGTAATTGCAACTGGGCTAAATATACCATATATACCCATTCCCTGTGAAGCACTTATTATAAAAATCCCCCACCACATCGCGGATTCACCAAAGTAATTCGGATGCCTAGTGTATTTCCATAACCCACTTTGCATTATCTTCCCTTTATTACTTATGTCTCTTTTAAACTTCCTAAGCTGCATATCTCCTATAGATTCAAATAAATATCCAATAAACCATACCAAGACTCCAATTATGAGTAATAAATTAAAACTTGCATCTCCTTTTTCGATAGTCCATACAACCGGATAAATTATAACTATCATAAAAATTGCTTGAAGATAATACACCTGAAATAAACTTCTTATCAAAACATTTTTACCCCATTCTTTTCTCCACTTCGCATATCTAAAATCTTCCGGTTTATTAATATTTCTTCTAAATATATGGTAGAACAGCCTCGTACCCCAAATTACAACTAATAACAAAATTATCATCCTCAAGTCGAAAACCGCTCCAGTTTTAATCCATTGCCAAATTGATATTAATACAAATCCCATCCCCCAGCCAACGTCTACTATTCCATTGTTCTTTAGAATGGTTCCAATTATAAAAAATACGGTAAAATAGATTAATATAGCAATACTAGTTTCTATTAATACATTCATTTCTATCCTCCTCTACATAACTTACAGCTATAGCACCTTCTCCTGCACTCGAAGCAACAATAGGTGATATTTGCTCAACAAACAATGTCTTTTTTCCCAACAAAATTTCAAGTTTATCTGCTAATTTAAGAGCTTCTTCTTTTGAACCAAAATAGCTTATTCCATATTCACTTATTCCTATATTCTGATTAATTTTTATCATTTCCTTAACTATTTTATCTAAACATCGTCCTGATGTTCTGCTCATCTTACAAAGCTTCCCCGCGCCATTTTTATCTATGGTAACTATTGGAAAGACTTTAAACTTCCTTGCCATACGACCTGTTTTTTCACTAAGCCTGCCATTTTGAACCATTGCATCAAAGCTTTTGACACTTACAAATATATTTGTTCTATCAATGTAGCTATCTATACTATTGACCAATTTTTCATAATCAATTCCAGCCTCTAATGCTTTAGCTATTTTCATTATTAGAAGTCCCTGCGCTCCACTATTTCTCTTGGTATCAATTATATTCACATCACATTCGGATTTTGAATACAATTTAGCCTCATCTTTTATATTTTCGTATATACCGCTCATTTTACTGGATACAAATAATCCTATAACTTTTTTATAATTTTTTGTCAAAAACTCAAGCTGTTTGCGTATCTGCTCTTTATTTGGCTGCGAACTTATGAGTCTTCCCTTATTGTTTTTAAGTTTATTTAAATAAGATTTTCCGTCCAATGTAACACCATCTAAATATGTATCCTCCCCTATTTGAATCTGCATTGGAATTATATATATATTGTGTTTTTTTATAAATATCTCAGGTAGATCGGCTATGCTATCAGTCCAAATAGCAACTTCATTTGATGGTTTTAGATTAACTTGATATTTAAAATCATCAACTTTTGTATATATTATTGTTCCACTTTTTTCAGCTAATTCAACAACTCTAGCTGGATTACTAGTATGTATGTGTACTCTTGCAAATTTTTCCTCCTGAGCATAAACTAATGAATCTCCTATATTCTCAATTTTCTTTTTCAAATCAATTGATTCATGACTACTCTTATCCAAATAAATTTCTAAACAATATCTATACCTACTCTCTTCCTTAATTTCGATTTGACTGTTTTGATTCAAAGTTTCATAATTTTTGTGAGCTATATCATTTTTTAATTTGCTTGAGTTTTCACTCATTGATATTCCTTGCAAAAAATACATAAATCCTATAGCTCCAGAATCGTTAGCTATGATATTTTTTGACTTTTTTTTGTAGCTTTCTATAAACTTAGTTTCTGTTTTTTCTAATGCTTTTTTGTACAACTCCTTAAATTTTATTTCGTCTGATTGAAAACATTCCAAGCTCTCTCCCCAAATTTTCATCATAGTAAGCATTGTTCCTTCAACAGGTTTTTTTACTGCTTTATAAGCATATTCAGTCCCTTTCTTTGAGGCTTTAACGAAATTCTTCGTACTAATAACATCTCTATCTGCAATTGATTCTGACAATCCAATCAAATATTCTGCAAATATTATTCCTGAATTGCCCCTTGCAGTCTTTAATGCTTTTTTAGCAATATTTTTAATGATAGCTCCTATATTGTGATCAAGTTCTATTTCTATTAGAACTTGTTGCATCATTGTAGAAAGATTGTCTCCAGTATCCTTATCTGGTACTGGAAATCGATTAAGTTCATTTAATTCTGCTCTTGCTTCTATGATACTTCTAGCCCCCAATATAAATGCAATATAACATTGTTTGCCATCTATATAATCCATATAAATACCTCCCTAATTATGACAAATCATTTGTACCCTCTAATAAATTTAACTAAACAAAATTTATGAAATTTAGAATTTATTATAAATTTCATCTTGCTTTTTTTTATTTCTTTTGTTATTCTATTATCATTACTTTATCAAAACGAAGTATTGACACATACTTCAACACAATATTATATTTCGGATGAAAATAGCGGGAGAGTGACAACTGTCCACCGAAGAAGCAAATCTTTCAGGTACGCCGTTTAGGCTAGGGACCGCTATTGGACGAACCTCTGGAGAGACTTTTTAAAGCACCGACGGGGCAAGGCTTAGGCTGAAACTCTCAGGTAAAAGGACAGAGTGACCAAATTTAAAGTTCTATAGTCATGTTTTTTTATGCTATCATTTATTTGTTTTGAATCGTGACATTAATTTATTTTTGTGCGCTAATCTTCTTTTAATTGCTCATACTCTCTAGAGTTATTAAGAGGAGGTTTTTTTATGGAAAATTTAGTAACATTCTTGGACAAATTAGACGGATTGGTATGGGGACCACCACTACTATTACTTTTAGTTGGAACAGGTCTTTATCTCACAATTCGCCTCAAATGCATTCAAATCACCAAATTACCCTTTGCTCTAAAAGCACTTTTTTCCAAAGACAATGATGGATCTGGTGATGTTTCTAGTTTCGCTGCACTTTGCACTGCACTAGCTGCAACCATTGGTACTGGAAACATAGTTGGTGTAGCAACT includes these proteins:
- a CDS encoding MerR family transcriptional regulator, yielding MKIGKFAAKHGISIDTVRHYMNLGLLFPEKMGGWYEFGDNCNESIDAILHYKEMGFSLDEIHELLNFQRFSRLTIKTDLEFFKSKFLSKTKDLEVEMEHLEHKLRVISNLLDKIDHLEESKFPTHATGVPLDFLNALQCPICKKNFDLTQANIVHNMITHGELKCDCGNHWQIVHGILAEKHLSDKFVNLSSEEVIERNIHLKTDYYKSTSSKFLDFIFQGVEWQRQRLIDLLTPNSIILEPGIGLGIALSNFYDYLPDDMRYIGVDDQFERLLFVKTLFDREYNPKRLMYICCSFDHIPLKPDSVDFVMDYKGSFDYNSQHDIWLTENLKTLLKDGAHWIGSFLFYSKQSELMNYPESIRRVLDLKNIQEDFKNHAMEVELQKIIGPVDESGKTEIFKNGLSLYQWLMLGKNEKA
- a CDS encoding DUF1295 domain-containing protein, giving the protein MNVLIETSIAILIYFTVFFIIGTILKNNGIVDVGWGMGFVLISIWQWIKTGAVFDLRMIILLLVVIWGTRLFYHIFRRNINKPEDFRYAKWRKEWGKNVLIRSLFQVYYLQAIFMIVIIYPVVWTIEKGDASFNLLLIIGVLVWFIGYLFESIGDMQLRKFKRDISNKGKIMQSGLWKYTRHPNYFGESAMWWGIFIISASQGMGIYGIFSPVAITLLLLFVSGVPLLERKYKDREDYRLYSEKTNKFIPGPRRK
- a CDS encoding LysR family transcriptional regulator, translated to MINQKLKTFYELTRFKNMTKTAKYLNMTQPGVSKQIKQLELYYGIKVFRKNGRNLEITAAGKLLRDEVEKLIVCEKNIKQSLEIFSKPVKNQYIGATKTIGSFLAPELMENYSRFENDRLLLTVDNTKHILNKLDNGDIDLALVEGIIDLDKYDWRVLREDELICITSYSDARKTINIDDMKQKVLILREEGSGTRNIIERALKNIGVSIDDFRATMEIGDWSAIKSLVSRGMGISFLSRIAVVKELENGELIEQKIEDFNLKRNLYYVWRKNEECEFAEKFLKHNYKLYKHN
- a CDS encoding DegV family EDD domain-containing protein → MDYIDGKQCYIAFILGARSIIEARAELNELNRFPVPDKDTGDNLSTMMQQVLIEIELDHNIGAIIKNIAKKALKTARGNSGIIFAEYLIGLSESIADRDVISTKNFVKASKKGTEYAYKAVKKPVEGTMLTMMKIWGESLECFQSDEIKFKELYKKALEKTETKFIESYKKKSKNIIANDSGAIGFMYFLQGISMSENSSKLKNDIAHKNYETLNQNSQIEIKEESRYRYCLEIYLDKSSHESIDLKKKIENIGDSLVYAQEEKFARVHIHTSNPARVVELAEKSGTIIYTKVDDFKYQVNLKPSNEVAIWTDSIADLPEIFIKKHNIYIIPMQIQIGEDTYLDGVTLDGKSYLNKLKNNKGRLISSQPNKEQIRKQLEFLTKNYKKVIGLFVSSKMSGIYENIKDEAKLYSKSECDVNIIDTKRNSGAQGLLIMKIAKALEAGIDYEKLVNSIDSYIDRTNIFVSVKSFDAMVQNGRLSEKTGRMARKFKVFPIVTIDKNGAGKLCKMSRTSGRCLDKIVKEMIKINQNIGISEYGISYFGSKEEALKLADKLEILLGKKTLFVEQISPIVASSAGEGAIAVSYVEEDRNECINRN
- a CDS encoding putative sulfate exporter family transporter, translated to MKKYLKGLSLVLFLATLAFIIQNITSNYFKLETLTWGILIGMAWVNLVGTSKKYDCGIAFCQKKMLKTGIVLLGFKMSAEGIKTLGIKSIFIVILYVILATSLAIIFQRILKVNKKTAMLIGLGSSICGASAVVALSDSIEAKKEDTAVAVSVVSLLGAIGVMGYTFIFKLYPMNQIHYGLWSGLTLHGVAHAIAAAGAGGAVAKEMGTMIKLIRVLMLVPVSLLLSKIFGVKEKSAKLPGYVLGFCITTAIGLSGFLPSNIVDLLLKISDFLILLAMTGLGLSVDFKNIKNEIGSAITHGAIIFGILSCIGFVLTMMI